The Coccidioides posadasii str. Silveira chromosome 3, complete sequence genome contains a region encoding:
- a CDS encoding uncharacterized protein (EggNog:ENOG410PSZ5), which translates to MSQPNVNQPEDQRREAETLQDPRTCCPPYDINDPAQQELSNLIRPLKMDPMGVVSLGRDGVYRSLSAGLDEVVDAVGLSPWLIEALFKRLPPGLRAEHEGADGTNVPREQWFHPDKSKLPQTTIQREARGTEEGNGGAEEGKDDTIRPIDPSIFTISCKAGRIRNIAARAREAPRNESVTLCIDGDQKYPCFKANTMAYGRP; encoded by the exons ATGTCTCAACCGAACGTGAATCAGCCAGAAGACCAACGCCGGGAAGCTGAAACCCTGCAAGACCCAAGAACCTGCTGTCCCCCTTACGACATCAATGATCCGGCTCAACAAGAGCTCAGCAACCTCATCCGGCCTCTCAAAATGGACCCGATGGGCGTTGTCTCTCTCGGCCGTGACGGGGTCTATCGCTCGCTGTCTGCTGGCCTCGACGAGGTTGTTGACGCGGTTGGCCTGAGTCCTTGGCTTATCGAGGCTCTTTTCAAACGACTTCCGCCTGGATTGAGGGCCGAGCACGAAGGGGCCGACGGGACCAACGTGCCGAGGGAACAGTGGTTTCATCCGGATAAGAGCAAACTCCCGCAAACCACTATCCAAAGAGAGGCAAGAGGAACAGAGGAGGGAAATGGAGGAgcagaagaaggaaagga TGATACGATACGTCCCATTGACCCCAGCATATTTACCATAAGT TGTAAAGCAGGAAGGATTAGAAACATTGCAGCACGAGCCAGAGAAGCTCCGCGGAACGAGTCCGTCACTCTTTGCATCGATGGAGACCAGAAATATCCTTGCTTCAAGGCCAACACCATGGCATATGGACGTCCATGA
- a CDS encoding uncharacterized protein (EggNog:ENOG410PFVU~COG:S~TransMembrane:7 (o12-34i46-66o72-90i102-124o130-151i163-187o193-216i)) — translation MAEGKEIPVAANVLGTIGTVLWCIQLVPQIWYNWRRKNTDGLPASMMLLWALCAPPFGIYMILQGVNIPIQIQPQIFGTLCLICWAQILVYHHNYTRVKATVITLALAVLLGGSEVLFILTLRIPYRKGITWPALLFGILATILLVLGLMSPYQEIWKRRGRVVGINWVFLTIDTFGALFSLLALVVESSFDVLGGVMYCVVLALEIGIFGSHIVWRLLHRDLLKEAKAAGVTIDEILEANKRTVTPSSLVESQDHVGVATVDTVEQARR, via the exons ATGGcggaaggaaaagagataCCCGTTGCTGCAAATGTTCTGGGCACCATCGGAACCGTGCTATGGTGCATCCAGCTCGTACCTCAAATATGGTACAACTGGAGGAGGAAAAACACGGATGGCCTGCCAGCGTCCATGATGCTCCTATGGGCCCTAT GTGCTCCTCCATTCGGTATCTATATGATTCTACAA GGTGTCAATATACCTATTCAAATTCAACCGCAGATCTTTGGGACATTGTGCTTAATATGTTGGGCGCAGATTCTTGTTTATCACCA CAATTATACGAGGGTTAAGGCAACTGTAATTACCCTTGCTCTCGCAGTGTTGCTGGGTGGCTCGGAGGTCCTTTTTATTCTTACGTTAAGG ATCCCATACAGAAAAGGCATTACTTGGCCGGCGCTCTTGTTTGGTATTCTCGCCACAATACTTCTTGTGCTAGGGTTGATGTCTCCATACCAAGAAATTTGGAAAAGAAGAGGGAGGGTTGTAGGAATCA ATTGGGTCTTCCTTACCATTGATACATTTGGAGCGCTATTCTCGCTCCTAGCTCTAG TTGTTGAAAGTTCCTTTGATGTCCTCGGAGGTGTTATGTACTGTGTTGT GTTGGCTTTGGAAATAGGGATCTTTGGAAGCCACATAGTCTGGAGACTGTTGCATCGTGACCTGCTGAAGGAAGCCAAGGCCGCTGGCGTGACCATCGATGAGATACTTGAAGCTAACAAGCGGACGGTCACTCCGTCTAGCTTGGTGGAGAGTCAAGACCATGTAGGAGTGGCAACGGTTGACACAGTTGAGCAGGCTAGGAGGTAG